In Gossypium hirsutum isolate 1008001.06 chromosome A10, Gossypium_hirsutum_v2.1, whole genome shotgun sequence, the DNA window ctaagtttccaaaatgacttgaaaaattattttttcgctgcattagtttaacatcgagttcTTTTTCCCTTAAAGAAGAGCAACAAGCAAACTTTTTTTCTAAAGCAACACTATCAACACTATCAACTTTTTTTCTAATGAAtaaatgcttttaagctaactcaaagtacaaatACGATTTTctttaaatgagtttattttaggttttcaaaagtaacgtaagttagcttagccatttcggtagCTAATGTAGCCTtttcaatctagccataacataTAGGCCATGTTTGGGaggtcaaaataaattttaaaatataattcaattaatacatataatcaataaaaaataattaataagggTATTGTATTTATTATAAACCATGCATTCAAaaagcttaaattttattatcatacTAAGTTAAACTCTTACAAAAATTAGTATTGTATTTATTATAAACCATGCATTCCTCttctaataaaaaaatcaagccatttaaatgaaaccacatatatataattgagagtatcatataaattaaaattttgaaaaaaaaaattgaaaaaaaaaaccttaccggaagaaaattctttaacaattggatataaattttaaaataaatttacctATCTTTAGAATTATTAtcaaatactaaaaattatattaaatacgTATATGTGTGAAAATCACAAATATAGAACacaaatttatgtttaaaaataatattcaataCTTAATATTGAAATGGATAgcttgaaactaattaataataacatatgaaatatgtacgataCTTGGtctgtttgtttcattgaaaatggcttccagaaaatgatttatgaaaaatgACTTACTTTCATGGAGAAGTTAATATTTTCTAGTGCTTGGATGaatctgtataaaatattttctgttgtttgacaaatttcttaaaaatatttcataaaagttgttttcttaaaaatatttcataaaagttgttttcaaggAAACAAACaaacatttgagattttcttatctttcatattgtttaattgaatttattttatatctataaatttatattttacatttttttgcaTATActgaaaatattttgttaaattcagattcattacaacgtcattttttagttacataactatcaagtgagtattttttttatttcaaaatttgacatcaacaaaattgaaaaaaaaattaataaggtcaacaattggacttgatttttaaatCTGAAAATTAGAGAGActaattcttgaaaataaaagtatagagactaaattgtaaatttgtaatgaGTACATagatttatgacatattttaaccttatactacaatatttattattaaaatattaatattgaatatttccAATAATacgtaaataatattatttaaaattattattttaaaatttattatcaaaataaaattgaaatattaaataatttattaaaataataaattatattaattatattaatagtttattatatgaataaatataaataattaataattttttatatgattaaatataaatatttaataatataaattaaataggtatgtttaataatattgaaaaatataatattttatattaatattttaataattttaaaaaataaaagttattatcaatataataatattaaccttgatttaagttaatttttatagaaaaataaaattacctataGTAGAGTTATTTTACAAGAAAAAGGCTTATTTTACGttgacctgtaagtcattttccgttgaccaaattgttttctgtgaaacaaacacaggaaaatgcagaaaacattttccgtaaaaccttttacatttaaaccctaaatttttaaaaaaataaattgattatcaTTATGTTGTCATCAATTTTATGTCAGTGTCGAGCTAACTTGTATTAGCTCAATCAaacacattattaatatatatacaattcatgTAAGTAGTCACCTATgcaaaataaagttaaaatgtataaaaatataaaaataaaactttagttgaatgataaataaaatgtttttactAATGCAATTGGTTTAGGTTCAAATCCTAccatatacatttttttttgttttttttaaataacaaaactaAAATATCCTCAGATAAGTCTGCTCAAACTTGGGTCTGCCGTCCTTGGCAAGCTACTGTCTGTCGCTCTGACAAGGTGTTTAGGGTTTTATTGTTTTCATTTCTTGGTTTTGTTTTGTGGAGGCGGCGCTCCTTGGCTGTGACCTTCTGCATACTGTTGATAGAAGGTATAGTTCGTGATAGTACCTGCAAAGATGGAAAATGAACTGGCTCAACTTTCAATTaatgatgaagaagatgaagttttTCAAATATAACCAGATCATAACAGAGAAAGAAGGGGGAGATCTTTCAACTTGTGGGTTGTTTCCTAACTGCTAGCGTCATCCATTTTCCAGCAATGAAGAGTACTTTGGCTAATTTGTGGCATCCAGTTTGGGGCGTTTAGATCCGAGATCTGGGAGAGAAAAGGTATTTGTTCCAATTTTTTCATACTATGGATATGGAAAGGGTTATTAAGGGTTCTCCTTGGACCTTCAACAACCATTTGCTGCttctttttaaattgaattagagagagGATACACTACAAGTACCCTTAGTTATGACGTCGTTTTGGGTTCAAATACATGATGTCTCCATTGGGTTATTTTCTGAAAGCTTGGCTGTTCAAATGGGGAATTTTTTAGGGGTTTTTCCAGAATATGATGGCTCTAATTTGGGCAAGGAGAATAGGAATTTTATGAGGATCAGAGTACAAATTGATGTAAGGCATCCTTTAAAAAGCAAGAAGCAGATTTTGTTCTCTGGAAGAAGGTCATATGTTACTTTCAAAGATGAGCTATTATCGTTATTTTGTTTTTTCTACAGAAGATTGGGTCATAGCGATTCCTTTTGTGAAGCAAAGATGACACTAGGGGTGGAAGTAGCTAAAATGGGATGGGATTTGTCATTACGAGCTCAGACCCATAGAGCATTAGCAATGAACAACATATGGTTAAGAGATGATGGGTAGGGGAAAGTGGGCGAAGTGGGAGATGTATTGAAAGAGGAGGAAGTGGGTACTGGAGGgtggaaaataaaagaagatgcGTAAAACTTGTGGATCCAGTTCTTGGTTTTAATTTAGAAAGGAGTTCACCAGGTTCTAATCAAAGGGTGACAGAGGTTTTGTCAAAACAACTTCATGAATCCATGGAACATGATTTGGAGGACCCAACATTAGTAGGAGAGGAGGGAAAGAAAAGATCTAGAGTTGAATATGATAATTCCAACGAAAATGATGATAACAGTAAGGTGATGTCCAGAAATAGGAAATTGGAGGAATGCAATCTAATATTATCGGCGGCTGCCAAAAGGCAAACCGACCGAACGCAATGAACATTTTAAGTTGGAATGTTCGGGGTTTGGGGAGACCTCAAACAATCAGGAGACTTTGGCACTCGCTGAAGACTTGTAATCCCCAATtagtcttctttatggagactaAAATTTATAGTTCACAAATGGAGAGAGTTCGAAGAAGTTGTGGCTTTGCGAATAGAATTGAGGTCTATTCGGATGGAACGAGAGGAGGCTTGTGTATGGCATGGAAAAATGATACTGAGATAACACTTAAAAGTTTTTCAAAGAGACACAAATGTGATCATGGATGACACAGAAATCAGCAGAAAGTGGCATCTCAGAGGCTTTTAAGGTACACCTTATGCTCAAGATAGAGAAGACTCTTGGGCTGTACTAAAAATTCTTAACCACGATGAAGATACCCCATGGCTTGTTTGCGGGgactttaatgaaattatgtatggcTTTGAAAAACAGGGAGGCTTACCTAGAGAAGAAAAAAGGATGGAACTGTTCCAAAAGACGCTAGAGGAATGTCAACTAAATGATGTGGGCTTTTCAGGGAGGTGGTTTGCTTGGGAGAGGGGGAATCTACCTGAGACAAATATACGAGAACGACTCGATAGAGGGGTTGCTAATACAAGTTGGATGGCTTTATTCCCTGAAGTGGTAGTCCAACATCTGGTtaattctttttcaaatcattggcCCCTATTGATTGAGACTAGTAAAGAAGAGGTCAAGAGAAGAAAAGTTAATTTCAGATTTGAAGCATGATGGACTCTAGAAGACTCATTTAATGAAGAAGTTAAAAACCTTTGGGGAAGGGCAATAGGAGATCTTTCGCAAAAGCTTGAGTTTCTGAGAATAGGACTGAAAAGATGCGCGGGACAGATACGAACAAATAGAAATTGGAAGAAGGAGATGTTAATAAAGAAATTATCAGAATTAGTAGAAGCTGAAAGGGATGATAGGAATTTAGCTAACATGATTGACGCAAAAATTCAGCTAAActttgaaattgaaaagaaagaatATTACTGGGAACAGAGGGCTCAGTTAAACTGGTTGCAACTTGGCGATAGAAACACAGCTTTTTTTCACAGTCATGCAACACaaatgagaaagaaaaatcaGATTAAGAAGCTACAAAATGACAATGGAGAGTTCACGAAAAACGTTCGGGAAATAGAGGACATTGCACGGGTGTATTTTGAGAATTTATTCAAAGCTAGGAGGACTGCTTTTAATGAACATATTTTTTCGAGTATTAAACGTTGTATCTTTGATGAAGATAATAGTAAGCTCTTAGCGCCTTATGAGGAAGTGGAGATTCGGGGAGCTTTGTTTGAGATGGGGTCCACAAAAGCACCAGTGGAAGATGTATTTCCAACCCCTTTTTACCAAAGATGCTGGGATATCATTGGGAGTGATGTTGTTTCCTTTTGCCTAAATCTTCTAAATGGAAAGATGGAGGTTAGTTCTATTAATGCAACTcagattatgtaacacccctatcccgtaaccgtcgccagaataggtaaggggcattaccggacttgtaactcatgtcagaacagtaaaattttgaactttttcttgaaataaagatcgttcgtttaaataagtactaagcacaaccagaggtaaaatttaaacttcactaagtaaacattcaaaagatgccattttcgcatggcttatatacattaaccaaagatattcttccgccactagtctattctatacatgccataagataatccaaaacgtagcagtaccaaacaatggatagtgatagtgtgactagttgctgatgatccccgagcctgtagcttccaaatgagatctataaaacagaggaaacagagtaaacagagtaagcattacaatgcttagtaagttttaagcagtgtcaacagataacaatcaaattataacatagttgttcgtatattttatttcactcttccttcgggtataccatcccttttccgaatatgcacatctcatcatatacaataggcagataaactttcatataaaagtgagctcatgtgacatagatatatcgtatgatttcacataacctctcacactgatccgatgtcataatcataggaatagtctcatagattgctctctatgcatcacataactaccttatgatttagtgcaaatcaagctcacatataaacttggagtacatacctgtttaacctttcgcattgaatatatttataagcaattcttattacgaagtcttacccggacataatctccacacgaagttatcgggtcttacccggacaaaatccccacacgtagtcatcgggtctttagagctcggatatagtacgagcacgaagcttacggacattaatcagtgataatattctcgcataaagcctgcgggattttaacccggatatagtgctCAGGTCAGTTCgtaaactttgaaaaatcagcaGTATTTTTTAGCAACAACATATCTGTGGAAGTTAGGCAAATAGTGATCACCCAATTGGGAATCCACAGCTCCAATGAATTAGAAAGGTATTTAGGACTGCCAAGTTTAGTtgggaaaaggaaaaaagaatctTTTCAAGCATTTAAGGACAAAATGAAACAGCGGATTGATAATTGGTGTATGAGATTACTGTCTCAAGGTGGAAAGGAAATATTTATTAAATCAGTTTTACAAGTGATACCGACTTACTCAAtggcttatttttttattactgaAGACATTATGTGATGAAATGGAAGGCATTGTAGCCAAGTTTTGGTGGCAAAAGGGACGTGAAAGAAAGGAATTCATTGGTGTTTATGGAGAAATATGTGTTCTTTAAAAGAAGTTGGAGGTATGGGTTTTCGAATTTTTTGCCAATTTAATGTTGTGTTATTAGCCAAGCAGGGCTGGAGCCTTATTAATAATCCGAGTTCCTTATTAGCCAGAGTTTTTAAAGCCAAATATTATCcataatcaaattttttaaacgCATAGTTGGGTTAGTTACCTTCATATACCTAGAAGAGCATTTAGGCAGCACGAGGGCTCATTCAGGATGGGTTGTGTTGGAAAGTCAGTCGAGGGACCGAGATTGATGTCTGGACTGATTGCTGCATTCCTGGATGTGAAGCCATTGGTAGACAAGGTAGAGAGACAAACAGTGATGTCCTATTAGTTTCGGATTTAATCAATAATACTAGTAGGACTTGGAAGCGAGACCTGATCAATAATACCTTTCAATCAGGCATAGCGCAAAAAAATTTGAAGATTCCTTTGGCAGAGTCAGAACATGTTGACTTTCAGGTGTGGAAAGAGGAACCTTCAAGGGAGTTCTCAGTAAGAagcgcctataaactattacatcATTCTAGCTCGAATCCTAATATTTATCCATTACAACCCAAAATAAGAAACTTCTATAGAAAATTGTGGGATTTACAGCTACCGGGTAAAATAAAGATACTAGTTTAGCGAATTTCCTGGAACTACATCCCTTCCCTAATAAATCTAAGATCCAAGAAAGTAATAGAGAATGCTCTGTGCCCTCGGTGCAGACTCAAAGAGGAAGACAGTAACCATATCTTTAGATTTTGTCCTGCAATCAGTGAAATATGGAATCTCATTAATCTCTCTTAGACCATTGATCATGATAATCAAAGTTTCTAGAAGCGGCTTATCTGGGTTTTTGAAAGGAGTACAATGGAGCAATGTCGGTCCTTTTGTTGTGCGCTATGGTGCGTTTGGAGTTCCCGAAATCAGCTTGTACATGAAAAGAAAATCATACCAGTTAGGGATTTAGCAAGGAAAGTCAGCAGTTACATAGCAGAACTGGAAGGGATCCGAATGAAAACATTTACCTCTTCTTCCAAAAGGGACAACAGTTATACTAGGGCGACGGAGGGTACCACAGTTCAGTTTGATGCCGTTTTTGACAAAAGAAATGATAGATCTGCCTCAGGTATAGTCGTTCGAGACTAGACGGGAGCTTTTAAAGCCTCAAAGTCAGTTATACATGAGGATACCCCGACCCCGTTCGCAGCAGAAGCCCTCGCAGGATTAGATGCCATTAAGTTAGTAATAGAAATGAGGTTAACAACAGTAACAATAGAGAGGGACTCGAGAATAGTCATTCAAAAATGTCAATCGACAGAAATTGATAAGTCGGTCCTTGGGGTGATTATTTATGACATACAGACCAGAAAATCCAGGGGTTCAAGACGTTACTTTCAAGTTTATCCATAGAACGAATAACATTCAAGCCCATAATCTAGCAAAAAAAGGGTTGGAGAGAAGGGAGGACTCATACCTGGGAGGGAAGAC includes these proteins:
- the LOC107895813 gene encoding uncharacterized protein; translation: MTQKSAESGISEAFKGGLPREEKRMELFQKTLEECQLNDVGFSGRWFAWERGNLPETNIRERLDRGVANTKDSFNEEVKNLWGRAIGDLSQKLEFLRIGLKRCAGQIRTNRNWKKEMLIKKLSELVEAERDDRNLANMIDAKIQLNFEIEKKEYYWEQRAQLNWLQLGDRNTAFFHSHATQMRKKNQIKKLQNDNGEFTKNVREIEDIARVYFENLFKARRTAFNEHIFSSIKRCIFDEDNSKLLAPYEEVEIRGALFEMGSTKAPVEDVFPTPFYQRCWDIIGSDVVSFCLNLLNGKMEVSSINATQIM